In the Pyrolobus fumarii 1A genome, one interval contains:
- a CDS encoding type II/IV secretion system ATPase subunit yields MVAGATPSELVFTKSVQCNYECPTIYAYTLGLAKVRIVSCGHRLFYCVDEPSLSREDERLVSEIARRSIVAGLEVIPSDPESLRKLASKLGVPYPILARKLPILKYYVEKAVSGYGPLYPLIRDPEVEEIAIDGPGRAVSVVHRRFEVGWMSTNIVLSEEELDVLVMYLARRIGKPVSIAHPYAEGLTPEGHRVALTFAKEVSRLGSSVVIRKHLEKPLSAIQLIEQGIATELLMAYLWMLVDHGKSVLIVGPTASGKTTLLQAILGLIPSYKRIVTIEDTPEFNLFDRPHWDSLVARHSYSKDVEDVTLEKLAKFALRRRPDVLVIGEIRGVEAEVFLQAAATGHAALATMHADSARSAIDRLKGMGVPDYLLDALDSIVVVKRIRRGDSQVRRVVEVVEYIDGSLVNVFQWNPRDDLLTPTSIVEVVKRSRVLRRIADAEGTGEEALREELERLVRLLRRLREEGVYEFKDVYRRIDEIFNVYVAGEFIATTPAPTGK; encoded by the coding sequence ATGGTTGCGGGCGCCACCCCCTCCGAGCTCGTTTTTACGAAAAGCGTTCAGTGCAACTACGAGTGCCCAACCATTTACGCCTACACATTGGGCCTCGCGAAGGTACGCATAGTATCCTGTGGACACCGACTCTTCTATTGTGTCGACGAGCCGAGCTTGAGCAGAGAAGATGAGAGGCTTGTCAGCGAGATAGCCCGTAGGAGCATAGTCGCCGGCCTAGAGGTGATACCAAGCGACCCAGAGTCTCTCCGAAAACTAGCATCGAAGCTTGGAGTGCCGTACCCTATACTCGCAAGGAAGCTACCGATACTGAAGTACTATGTCGAGAAGGCTGTGAGCGGATACGGACCCCTCTACCCGCTCATCCGTGACCCGGAGGTGGAGGAGATAGCTATTGATGGACCAGGGAGAGCCGTAAGCGTGGTACACCGCCGCTTTGAAGTAGGCTGGATGAGCACAAACATAGTACTCAGCGAAGAAGAGCTCGACGTTCTCGTTATGTACCTGGCTAGGAGGATCGGGAAACCTGTGAGCATAGCACACCCCTATGCTGAAGGCCTGACGCCAGAGGGGCACCGAGTAGCCCTGACCTTCGCCAAGGAGGTTAGCAGGCTTGGCAGTAGCGTAGTTATCCGCAAGCATTTGGAGAAGCCGCTCTCCGCCATACAACTGATAGAGCAGGGCATCGCGACAGAGTTGCTAATGGCGTATCTCTGGATGCTAGTGGATCACGGTAAGTCCGTGCTGATAGTCGGGCCCACGGCATCCGGGAAGACAACACTACTGCAGGCCATACTAGGCCTCATACCGAGCTACAAGAGGATAGTGACTATAGAAGATACGCCAGAGTTCAACCTCTTTGACCGACCGCACTGGGATAGCCTTGTAGCACGGCACAGCTACTCTAAGGACGTGGAAGACGTTACCCTCGAGAAGCTTGCGAAGTTCGCGCTTCGGAGGAGGCCAGATGTCCTGGTTATAGGCGAGATTAGGGGTGTCGAGGCTGAGGTTTTCCTTCAGGCGGCTGCAACCGGCCACGCTGCTCTAGCAACAATGCATGCCGATAGTGCACGCTCTGCTATCGACCGTCTGAAGGGTATGGGTGTTCCAGACTACCTGCTAGACGCGCTCGACTCTATTGTCGTTGTTAAAAGGATTCGGAGAGGCGATTCACAGGTACGTAGGGTAGTAGAGGTTGTAGAGTATATCGACGGTTCTCTAGTCAACGTGTTCCAGTGGAACCCGCGTGACGACCTACTAACACCAACGTCGATAGTGGAGGTTGTTAAGCGCTCTAGGGTACTCCGTAGGATAGCTGATGCTGAGGGTACTGGTGAAGAGGCTCTACGCGAGGAGCTAGAGCGTCTCGTAAGACTCTTGAGGCGGCTACGTGAAGAGGGGGTTTATGAGTTTAAGGACGTGTACAGAAGGATAGACGAGATCTTTAACGTCTATGTTGCTGGTGAGTTCATTGCCACTACTCCTGCGCCTACTGGTAAGTGA
- the mtnA gene encoding S-methyl-5-thioribose-1-phosphate isomerase: MELDKKLEKLASRLRIRPIEWLDDGRVRWLDVRLIPWEEVYRETRDYRRLAKAIRDMEIRGAPAIGVAAALGLALAAFHSKASNVGELLKDLEEAANVLRETRPTAYNLFWAIDRVLERARRAASESSSVDDVRNAVIEEAKRIMLEDIEANIRMGEIGAKLIQDGDTILTHCNTGALATAGYGTALGVIRAAVEEGKRIRVIATETRPLLQGARLTVWELVKEGIDVTLITDNMVGYVMSKGLVDKVFVGADRITLDGYVANKIGTYTIAVLANRHGVPFYVVAPTSTIDPRLRGPSIPIEERDPDEVRTVVGKVVITVPEVRVLNPAFDVTPPELVTAIITERGIATKPYEKSIPRILGLKEDDGEKGG, translated from the coding sequence TTGGAGCTTGACAAGAAGCTTGAGAAGCTTGCCTCCAGGCTACGCATACGCCCCATAGAGTGGCTTGACGATGGTCGTGTACGCTGGCTTGATGTCCGCCTTATACCCTGGGAGGAGGTTTACAGGGAGACGAGGGATTACAGGAGGCTAGCCAAGGCTATACGTGACATGGAGATACGTGGTGCGCCAGCCATAGGCGTTGCCGCGGCACTCGGTCTTGCCCTAGCAGCTTTCCACTCTAAGGCTAGTAACGTCGGGGAGCTTCTAAAGGACCTTGAAGAGGCTGCTAACGTGCTTCGCGAGACTAGGCCTACAGCCTACAACCTCTTCTGGGCTATTGACCGTGTTTTAGAGCGTGCTAGGAGAGCCGCTAGCGAATCCAGTAGCGTGGATGATGTTAGGAATGCTGTGATCGAAGAGGCTAAGCGCATCATGCTTGAGGATATCGAGGCTAACATTCGGATGGGAGAGATAGGCGCGAAGCTCATACAGGATGGTGACACGATACTCACACACTGTAATACTGGCGCCTTGGCGACTGCAGGTTATGGTACCGCCCTGGGTGTTATACGTGCAGCTGTAGAGGAGGGCAAGAGGATACGCGTCATTGCTACCGAGACAAGGCCTCTGTTGCAAGGAGCTAGGCTTACGGTCTGGGAGCTTGTAAAGGAGGGTATTGACGTGACACTCATAACCGACAACATGGTTGGGTATGTAATGTCAAAGGGTCTTGTTGATAAGGTGTTCGTAGGTGCTGATAGGATAACGCTTGATGGCTACGTGGCTAACAAGATAGGCACGTACACGATAGCCGTGCTCGCAAATCGGCATGGTGTACCGTTCTATGTAGTCGCGCCAACTTCCACTATTGACCCGCGGCTACGCGGGCCAAGCATTCCGATCGAAGAGAGGGATCCGGACGAGGTTAGGACGGTGGTTGGCAAGGTTGTAATAACCGTGCCAGAAGTTCGCGTGCTAAATCCAGCGTTTGACGTTACACCTCCGGAGCTCGTGACAGCAATCATAACCGAGCGTGGTATAGCTACAAAGCCATACGAGAAGAGTATACCGAGAATACTCGGGTTAAAGGAGGACGACGGCGAGAAGGGAGGGTAG
- a CDS encoding tRNA intron endonuclease catalytic domain-containing protein produces MSCKPLVQVDPKTLTGSIKECAESLGRVVVLVPEGRRLHPVEVAYILYRDAAVVKIGEKSVTFREFMTLYSRINPMALPFFEVYYELRRRGKLPIPGPRENTLVLIRSRRNPKQTHYILVVEEGRPVPIKLLQSFVEEARHRGLEPVLAIVDRYGDVTFYTPMVFHPAERPRELEESLEAQD; encoded by the coding sequence ATGAGTTGCAAGCCCCTCGTGCAGGTGGATCCCAAGACGCTAACCGGGAGCATAAAGGAGTGCGCCGAGTCACTCGGCCGCGTAGTGGTGCTTGTACCGGAGGGGCGTAGACTCCATCCAGTAGAGGTCGCCTACATACTCTACCGCGACGCTGCAGTGGTAAAGATAGGCGAGAAGAGTGTCACATTCCGCGAGTTCATGACGTTGTATTCCCGCATAAACCCGATGGCTTTGCCCTTCTTCGAGGTCTACTACGAGCTTAGGAGGCGGGGTAAGCTCCCAATTCCAGGCCCTCGCGAAAACACACTTGTGTTGATAAGATCAAGGAGAAACCCTAAACAGACACACTATATACTCGTCGTTGAAGAAGGACGGCCAGTTCCAATTAAACTACTTCAGAGTTTTGTAGAAGAGGCTCGCCATCGAGGCTTGGAGCCTGTACTAGCTATAGTGGATCGCTACGGCGACGTAACATTCTATACGCCTATGGTCTTCCACCCCGCCGAGAGGCCACGGGAGCTGGAGGAGAGCCTTGAAGCCCAAGATTAA
- the hisS gene encoding histidine--tRNA ligase: protein MKPKINLDPLRGFRDILAPDSEELTALATTFKRLARRHGYREVIPPTLERFELFALKSGEEIRRSMYVFRDKAGREVAMRPEATASIARIYLRHLRAQPKPVRLYYVVNCFRYEEPQYARYREFYQAGVELIGEQSPTGDIEVAALLYRFYEKIGMNKHIEVLAGTTGVYRALFEKYRVPEEKQDHILHLMDKKEYDKARLELESVNNELAEIASKLWDIGDIDTEGRFREAHSLLESVEPRAAEALEHLRFFAESLANLGAKIRTDLSFARGLAYYTGIIFEVKVPGFPVSIAGGGRYDTLIELYGGEHMPATGFAIGLDRTLIAAKEVGIDLRLEPEPAPRVAIVYLERGVLPYAIRVQGMLVEWGMEASIYGEKKLGRLLPRLAEEGYRYAVILGKREAERGVAAVRDLSTRRQVEVSLEKLPLTLLGWA from the coding sequence TTGAAGCCCAAGATTAACCTCGATCCTCTTCGAGGATTCCGAGATATACTCGCGCCAGACTCTGAGGAGTTAACCGCGCTAGCCACTACCTTCAAGAGGTTGGCAAGAAGGCACGGCTATCGCGAGGTCATACCGCCAACTCTCGAGAGGTTCGAGCTTTTCGCGTTGAAATCCGGCGAGGAGATAAGGAGGAGCATGTACGTTTTTCGCGATAAGGCTGGCCGCGAGGTAGCAATGAGGCCAGAGGCTACAGCGAGCATCGCAAGGATATACCTTCGCCATCTCCGTGCCCAGCCTAAACCGGTAAGACTCTATTATGTCGTCAACTGCTTCCGATACGAGGAGCCACAGTACGCTAGGTACCGCGAGTTCTACCAGGCAGGTGTCGAGCTTATAGGCGAGCAGTCGCCCACCGGCGACATAGAGGTAGCTGCCCTACTCTACCGCTTCTATGAGAAGATTGGGATGAACAAGCATATTGAGGTGCTAGCCGGTACGACCGGAGTGTACCGCGCACTCTTCGAGAAGTACAGAGTGCCCGAGGAGAAGCAGGACCACATACTCCACCTTATGGACAAGAAGGAGTACGATAAGGCCAGGTTAGAGCTAGAGAGTGTAAACAACGAGCTAGCAGAGATTGCTTCAAAGCTATGGGACATTGGCGACATAGATACAGAGGGTAGGTTCCGTGAGGCTCACAGTCTCTTAGAGAGTGTTGAGCCTCGAGCAGCCGAGGCACTTGAACATCTAAGGTTCTTCGCAGAGAGCCTTGCGAATCTCGGCGCTAAGATACGCACCGACCTAAGCTTCGCACGAGGCTTGGCATACTACACGGGCATAATATTCGAGGTGAAGGTGCCAGGCTTTCCTGTTAGCATTGCAGGTGGAGGGAGATACGACACACTCATAGAGCTCTACGGCGGCGAGCATATGCCGGCCACGGGCTTCGCAATAGGCTTGGATCGTACACTCATAGCGGCAAAAGAGGTTGGTATAGACTTGCGTCTGGAGCCCGAGCCGGCACCGAGAGTAGCGATAGTCTACTTGGAGCGCGGTGTGCTACCCTATGCTATCCGGGTACAGGGTATGCTGGTAGAATGGGGGATGGAGGCTAGCATCTATGGTGAGAAGAAGCTCGGCCGGCTCTTGCCGAGGCTCGCGGAGGAGGGATACCGTTACGCCGTGATACTCGGGAAGAGAGAGGCTGAGCGTGGAGTAGCGGCAGTCCGAGACCTCTCCACGAGAAGACAAGTGGAGGTTAGCCTCGAGAAGCTCCCGTTGACGTTGCTAGGGTGGGCCTAG
- a CDS encoding RtcB family protein — protein sequence MAVKLQRVSEYEWVIPKGAKPCMRVPAVIFADEYLLKKMQQDLTLEQAANVACLPGIQVASYVMPDGHQGYGFPIGGVAGMAIDEDGVISPGGVGYDINCGVRLLRTNLDYNEVKPKLKELIQELYRNVPSGLGKSGKIHLSIQELNKVLDEGVMWAVQRGYGWADDPEHIEERGSWTLADSSKVSQRAKQRGAPQLGTLGSGNHFLEVQVVDEIYDPQIAKVLGIERVGQVMVMIHTGSRGLGHQVASDYLMIMERAMRKYGIRPPDRELASVPFSSREAQDYLRAMAAAANYAWTNRQLITHWVRESFRRVLHVDPDKLDLHIIYDVAHNIAKIEEHEVDGKRMKLVVHRKGATRAFPPGHPEIPKDHREIGQVVLIPGSMGTPSFVMVGIPEGKRTWYSAPHGSGRWMSREAAVRTYRPAEVVEQLARQGIVVMAANRRVIAEEAPGAYKPSERVVRVAHAVKIAKLVVKLRPIGVVKG from the coding sequence ATGGCTGTTAAGCTCCAGAGGGTTAGCGAGTACGAATGGGTCATACCCAAAGGCGCAAAGCCGTGCATGAGAGTACCGGCTGTGATCTTTGCCGACGAATACCTCCTCAAGAAGATGCAGCAGGATCTAACCCTAGAGCAAGCGGCTAACGTGGCCTGCCTCCCCGGCATACAAGTAGCCAGTTACGTGATGCCGGACGGCCACCAGGGTTATGGCTTCCCCATTGGCGGCGTGGCAGGCATGGCGATTGACGAGGATGGCGTTATCAGCCCGGGTGGCGTCGGCTACGATATCAACTGTGGTGTAAGGCTTCTCCGTACAAACCTCGACTACAACGAGGTTAAGCCGAAACTCAAGGAGCTCATCCAGGAGCTGTACAGGAACGTGCCTAGCGGCCTAGGCAAGAGCGGCAAGATACACTTGAGCATCCAGGAGCTTAACAAGGTGCTCGACGAGGGCGTAATGTGGGCTGTACAGCGCGGCTACGGCTGGGCTGACGACCCGGAGCACATCGAGGAGCGAGGCAGCTGGACACTAGCAGACTCCTCGAAGGTAAGCCAGAGGGCCAAGCAGCGTGGAGCCCCCCAGCTAGGCACCCTTGGCAGCGGCAACCACTTCCTAGAAGTGCAGGTTGTTGACGAGATATACGACCCACAGATTGCCAAGGTACTTGGCATAGAGCGTGTAGGCCAAGTTATGGTCATGATACACACTGGTAGCCGTGGTCTAGGCCACCAAGTTGCAAGCGACTACCTCATGATAATGGAGAGGGCTATGAGGAAGTATGGCATCCGCCCACCAGACCGCGAGCTAGCCAGCGTCCCATTCTCTAGCAGGGAGGCCCAAGACTACCTTAGGGCGATGGCTGCCGCCGCCAACTACGCATGGACCAACAGGCAGCTAATCACGCACTGGGTGCGCGAGAGCTTCCGCAGAGTGCTACACGTTGATCCCGACAAGCTAGACCTACACATCATATATGATGTGGCCCACAACATCGCAAAGATAGAGGAGCACGAGGTCGACGGGAAGAGGATGAAGCTGGTCGTACACAGGAAGGGCGCGACCAGAGCATTCCCACCAGGCCATCCAGAGATACCCAAGGATCACAGGGAGATTGGCCAGGTGGTCCTCATACCAGGTAGCATGGGCACACCGAGCTTCGTGATGGTCGGCATCCCGGAGGGTAAGAGGACCTGGTACTCTGCTCCACACGGCTCTGGCCGCTGGATGAGCCGCGAAGCGGCAGTCAGAACCTACAGGCCAGCTGAGGTTGTCGAGCAGCTAGCCAGGCAGGGTATAGTGGTTATGGCCGCTAACAGGAGGGTCATCGCAGAGGAGGCTCCTGGCGCCTACAAGCCAAGCGAGCGTGTGGTTCGCGTCGCACACGCTGTCAAGATTGCTAAGCTCGTTGTCAAGCTACGCCCGATTGGTGTAGTCAAGGGCTAA